The Nitrospirota bacterium DNA window GCGCCCCGGGCAGCCGATCGACGTCCACTTTTATGTCGCACACCCTCAAAAAACCGGCAAGTTGACAACTGGATGAGGATAATGATATAAAAACTTTTCTGCCATTTTAAATCCAAACGGAAAATGGCCGTCAAATTGGCCTGATGACGGTGAGTGTAGCTCAAGGGTAGAGCACTGGACTGTGGCTCCAGTGGTTGGGGGTTCGAAACCCCTCACTCACCCTTCTTTCTTTTTTAAAGGATAATAACTCGATCCTTTCCCGCCTTTTTAGCGTCAAACAACGCGCGATCCGCAAGGTCAATTAAACTTTCGGGGTTTTTTAATTTATTGCCCTCAATAACCGTTCCGCCGATGGAAAGCGATATTTTGATGTTTAATTTTCTTTTTTTCAAAAAGGTGTGTTGAAAGACTTTTTCTTTTATTCGCTCGGCGATCGCCTTAACCCCTTCTCTTGTATTATTTGCCAGAATAATAATAAATTCGTCTCCACCGTAACGGCATGAAAAATCGTACCCTCTGACCTGCGAAGAGATGACCTCGGCGATTTCTTTTAATATTTCATCCCCGCATTTATGCCCAAATGTGTCGTTGATTTTTTTGAAGGAGTCTAAATCGATCATGAGGCATCCCAGCAGGCCTTCAAAGCGCTGGCTTCTTTTCCACTCACGTTTTAATGCCAAGGTTAAATAGTTTCTGTTGTAAACGCCTGTTAAGGGATCCAGGATCGAGACATCTTCCAATTCCGTAATTTTTTGTTTTAACGTGACTTGAAACGATCTAATTTTGAGGTGGTTGTTGACACGGGCGACCAGTTCTTCAGAATTAAACGGTTTGGTAATAAAATCAGAGGCGCCCCCTTGATAAGCTTTGATCTTTTCCTTGATCAATTTTTTGCCCGTGAGGAAAACAATCGGAATATCAAATAATTTTGGATGGGAACGGATTATTTGAAGCAACTGAACACTCTCTACGTTTGGCGTTTTCCATGCACAGATCATCAGATCAACCTTCTGCGTAAAAACGGTTCGTAATGCTTCCATTCCATCGCCTGCTTCGATAAAATCTTCCGCGATGCTCCTTCCGGTCAGCGTGTTCATCATTTTTTTTCGATTGGAGGAGGATTTGTCAACGATTAAAGTCGTGAGTTTATTTAGCATTTGAATTTGTTTGATGGGCCCTATATCTTTCTTTATCGGAAAAAAACTTCCGTTTTTGTTGAAGACCTTTATAACTTCCTTTTTTAAGTTTAATTGTTTTCTTTTGTTTGTCAAAATTCATTCGGCCTGTTTTATTTGACAATTTGGAGCCTTATAGTATCTTTAAAATCAGATCATAAGATTTAAGGTGAAAATTGAGAAAACCATGCATGACCAAAGAAAATACCCCAGGCTAGCCATTTTAGGATTTGTAAATTTAAAGATTAAAGACCTGAAGCTCCAACTTTCCGGCCCGATAGAACTTATTTCCCGTAAAGGGTTAGGGGTTTATACGAAAGAAAAAATCAGTCCCGGCACCCCGGTAGCTATTCAATTAATATGCTTTAAAGGCGCTGAGACATTGGATTTTAGTTTTACGGGAATTGTGACCGGCAGCCGCGATAGAATCCTAACTCCATATTCGACGGATAATGAAATCAGGGTCATTGGAATTAAATTTGATAAGGATATTAATTCAAGGGAACACCTCCCTCTCTATCAAATCTTAACGCAAAATAAAAAAAAGGGATCGGTGAAAAAGCCTTCCCTTGTGAGTTAATTTCACCTTACCCCTCCGAGTTTGTTTCTTAATCTGGCAAAAGGTCGTCATTAGAAATCCCCGGGCCGTATAGACCGGCGGGGCTGGAGCCACCACGTTCCAGGATCAGCGATAGAAAGTTGTCATTGCGAGCGGAGTGAAGCCATTTCGCTATCTTGAACCGGGATCGCCACGCACCCGACGGGTGCCCGCGATGAGAGGTAAAACAAGGAGTTGCAAATGATCCTCTTTTAAAATCCTGTTTTTGACAACTTGTAAAATTACGGTATCCTTTTGAAGAACACGCTGATCAGGTAAAAATTGATTCAACCCGTTAAATTTGGAAATTACCAATTATTGAAAAAGGTCGGAAGCGGCGGCATGGCGGAGCTTTTTCTTGCCCGGCAAGTCGGCGTGATGGGATTCGAAAGGTTGGTTGCCATTAAACGAATCCTTTCACACCTGACAAAAGACTCTGAATTTGTCGAAATGTTCATCAACGAGGCCAAACTTTCCGTCCAGATTACCCATCCCCATGTGGTCCAGGTTTATGATTTTGGCGTCGAGGAAGGGACTTACTTTATCGCCATGGAATACATCATGGGAAAAAGTCTCTCCGAAATCCTCGCTAAAGGGATAAAAACAGGGGTTCCCCTTCCAGGGGGTCTGGCCGTTTATATTGCTGAAAAAATCGCCTCAGGCCTTGATCATGCTTTTCGGGGCACTTCAATCAGCGGAAAGCCTTTGGGAATCATCCACCGGGATATCAGTCCGCAGAATATCTTGATTGGATACAACGGAGAGGTCAAGCTGGTTGATTTTGGAATTGCGAAGGCGGCCTCCTCGGATCACCATACCCGGACGGGCACTCTCAAGGGCAAACTCTCTTATCTTTCCCCTGAACAGGCCTGGGGAAAACCTGTGGATCAACGATCCGATCTTTTTTCACTTGGTATTGTTCTGCATGAAATGCTGACTGGAAGACGGCTTTTTAAGGGGGAAAATGAAATTTCCACGATTGAAAAGGTCCGGACCGCTGTGATTCCGGCGCCTTCTTCCATTAAACCATTTCTGCCGAAGATCCTTGATGAAGTTGTTCTTAAAGCCCTGGCCAGAGAACCGGGTGACAGATTTCAGAATGGTGGAGATTTTGAAGAACACCTGACCCGCTATCTGCGGACTTTGAATCTTGCGCCTGCTGCAAAGGATATCTCTTCATACGTTCGCGGCCTCTATCAAAATGAAATCGAAACAGACCTGTCGGAGTTTGAACAGCTCATTCGAATCCAACCTAAAACCCCGGTCAACACACCGGTAGTCGCGATCACATCGCCCATGGATCAATCGCTCAATATCACTCAACCTGTTCAAAAATCCGGGAAAACCATTCCTCTTTTTAAGATCGGAATAGGCATCCTATCCGCAATTGTAGCTTTTTTGCTCATCGGAATTATCTTCAGAGTTCGGAATGGCTCCGCGCTTCTACCTCTCGAAGTTCCGAAGGGCATCCAATCTCCTGTTCAGGCAGAGTCTATCCCAGCCGCGGGACCACCGCAAAATTCTTTCTCTCCCCGGTCTGTAACAACGCAAGCGGTGGAACCACCCCAAACCCCGCCCGGACCTTTCGCCGTCCATCCGCCAGATCCTCAACTCCATGAAGATCAAACAGAGATTCAGCGGCAGATCCCCAACGAACCTGATAAAAAAAGAAAATTCATGGAAATGGCGAAGAGAAAAGCCATTGAACGTTATTATGAAAGACGAAATGACAGATTACGAAATGCCACGGAATGAAAGTTATTTTTTGTCCATCTTAACGATCATCCCGGTCAGCGCCTCTTCGCTGAGGGACCGGTCTATCCAGGGGTAAAGAATTTTTTCTTCCTTGTCATTGTGTGATGTCAAAACGCCAATTAAACTTTCCTCTGCGTCCCCCGTGTGAATGTCGTTGTCCTGAAGCTTTTGCCCGATTTGATCGAGAAATTCCTTAATTTTATGGTGCTCCATTCTCATGACCGCTGTGGGTCCCATGTTTTTCATCCCTGTTTGCTCTTCGAAGGCCGGAAAGAGAATCTCCTCCTCCCAGACAATGTGTCTGCGCAACCCTGATTCAAAACTAGAAAATAATGTTTTTGCCTGCTCCAGATTTTCGGTCTTGTTTTTCTGAAAAGCAATGAAAATGCCGTCAAGCCGGTCATGATCCTTGCTCATAAATTCCATGATCAAGCTCAATGGATGGTCCTCCTGGTATGGGATAAAAGGTCATGCCCAATGACACAGAATAACTGAAGATGTCCAGAGCATGGGTTCACTCGTCAAGAACTAACGGAGTAATATTTTGTCTCCCCGGCCCAGCGTCGGGTCAGCGTCTTTTTTAAACAGGATGACCGCAATTGACCCGGTTAGCGCGGCATGCAGGGAATGGGTGACGATAGCGTTCCCTCCTTCGACAGGAGAGATTAAATCAAATGTGGCACCATCTCCAGGCCCCACGGTATAGCTTTGAAGTCCTGTTAACACATTTTTAGGGTTCCCTGAGGGATAGACCTTATCCCAGATCCCGGCGATCGGATGAAACGATGAAAACTCATTCGGACCTGCGTTCACGAAATAGATACGTACTCGCTCTCCCGGTTTTGCCTGTAAAACCCGTGTCGCTTTTTCATCATGCACAGGGTCATATTTGAATATCCCGCCATTAAAAACAACATTTCCCCACCGGTTTTTCATCATGTCTTCGACGTTATTGGCATCCGGATAAAGCTCTGACTGTACCAGGACATACTCCCTGTCGGCTTTTGGCAATTTTGAACTTTTAGGGTCGACCAGAATGACTCCGAACATTCCCCGTGCGACATGTTGAATCATCGGGGCCATTCCGCAGTGATAAAAGAAAACACCGGGAAAATCCGCTTTAAATGAAAATGATTTTGATTCTCCCGGATTGACCGGACTGAATTCCTTCACCACATTGACACGGGCAGCATGAAAATCGATCGAATGAGGATTTTTGTTGGTTTGATCATTGATCAACGTAAATTCAACGGTATCTCCTTCGGTAACCCTGACCAACGGACCCGGGACCGTTCCATCAAAGGTCCATGTCGGGTAAAGGGTTCCTTTATTGTCAATCGGAAGATCGACCTCTTTTGCATGAAGGACTACTTTTACGGATTTTGCCTCAGAAACACCCGGAAAAAAGATCCCAAGGATCAGCCCGGTCAATAACAGACGTTTAATTAAATTTTTCTTCATCGTCCTCCCCTTTTTTAATTGTGACACATCTAAAAGATGTATATAATATGTCTCTTTTACACCGGTTAGGTGTTCGAAGTCAAATAAATAAGGATTAAAGTTTCAAAGGTGCTAAAATGGATTCATGGAGTTAACTCAGTTTACAGATTATTCATTAAGAGTTTTAATTTTCCTGGGAAGATCGGAAAACCGGATATCAACGATCCGGGAGATCGCTGACTATTATCAGATCTCCGAGAATCATTTGATGAAAATCATTCCTCATCTGGTACGCAAGGGCTATATTCAGAGCATCCGGGGGAAGGGGGGAGGAATTCGGCTCTCCAAGTCCCCAGGGTCGATCAAAATCGGGAAGTTAGTTCGGGAGACAGAAGAAAGTCTGGAAGTGGTGGAATGTTTTAAACCGGGGGAGAATAGTTGTGCTTTATTGCCGGGCTGTACTTTAAAATCTGCGCTGCACCAAGCAATGCAAAACTTTCTAGGCACTCTCGATCAATATACGCTTTCTGATCTATTGGGTATCCCCAATAAAAAAGGGGCTACAGCAATCGCCGTAACCCCTTGATTTTATTCATTCGAGTAAGGAGGTTTCAAGCCCGAATGGTAAAGGCGGAACAGAATCTGGTAAAAGAAAATTTATCGATACTCTTTGATCACATTTCCACAAGACTTGCATATAATCTTATAAAAGCAGACCTTTGAGGCAAGTTCACATTCAAAACCAAGTTCAGTTTTAGTGCTGGCACATTTCGAACAGGTCAGAATAGAAAGAAGGTCTTCCATGACCGGTTGATGAGTGGCCAGGTTTTTCGTCTGGGCGCCGATGACGTAATTGGAATTGCAATTCTGACATTTGACAAGATAGAGACATTCGTCCTGGCCCAAATCACATCGAAGACTCATATCGAGCTCTTTTCGCTCGCAACTGGGACATGCGGTCAATAGTATTTTGGACTGTAGTTGGTCTAATGAGTTAATTTTCATTCTGCTACTCCTCTTATGGCATTAAGAATTTCTCCTGGATTTTAGTTTTAGCCGGGAAAACACTTAAATTAAATACTAGCAAAAAAAATGGAAAGGGCAAGCCGGAAAGAGTTCAGTCTCATCGAAATCCTTACGCGGTGCCGTATTTCGTTTCAACCTCGATGCCGATATTTTTCAGAAACTCGGTCGGCAGAATGCCCCCTGCGCAAACAATGACGGCATCGTTTTGAAGTTCCACAACGCTGCCGCCCGTTTCCACAGTCACTGTCTCCGGTTTTATTTCCTTGACGTTGGAGTTTAGCAGCGTTCGAATCCGGCCAGAGTCTTCGGCCTCTTTTAACTTCTGTCGATTTTTCTCCTTTACCCTTGAGAAGGAGGCTCCCCGGTAGGAGAGGGTAACGGTTGAGTGGAACTCCTCCGCCGCGACAGCGCAGGCCGCCTCCAGTGCCGCGTCTCCTCCTCCCACCACGAATACGTGCTGACGGGTATATTGCGCCGGATCGATCAGCCGGTAAACTACTTTAGGGAGATCCTCTCCGGTGACCCCAAGTTTTCGCGGCGTTCCTCCGCGACCCAGGGCAAGCAGGACCGCCCGAGTTTCATAGGAGCCCCGCGACGTCTTGACGACAAATCCGTGATCCGTCTTCCGGATCTCTTCCATCCGCTCGTTGTAGCGTATATCAACCCCTGTCTTTTTTTCGACATCCCGCATAAAATTAAGGAGTTTTTCTTTTCCGACCTCTCCGAACTTGATCTTTCCCACCATCGGGAGCGTGGCCGGCTGCGTCATGACGATTTTCCCGCGGGGAAAGTGTGCGACCCTTCCCCCCAAGGTTTCCTGTTCGATGGCCACGTAGCGTAAC harbors:
- a CDS encoding hemerythrin domain-containing protein, with the translated sequence MSLIMEFMSKDHDRLDGIFIAFQKNKTENLEQAKTLFSSFESGLRRHIVWEEEILFPAFEEQTGMKNMGPTAVMRMEHHKIKEFLDQIGQKLQDNDIHTGDAEESLIGVLTSHNDKEEKILYPWIDRSLSEEALTGMIVKMDKK
- a CDS encoding PilZ domain-containing protein translates to MKIEKTMHDQRKYPRLAILGFVNLKIKDLKLQLSGPIELISRKGLGVYTKEKISPGTPVAIQLICFKGAETLDFSFTGIVTGSRDRILTPYSTDNEIRVIGIKFDKDINSREHLPLYQILTQNKKKGSVKKPSLVS
- a CDS encoding NAD(P)-binding domain-containing protein; its protein translation is MSGYFLTIIVLITGIWTVLAYLRRKTDRRNLQRLKATKAEGLTEPPSLHPVINPDLCIGSGACVVACPEQDVLGMIRGKAAIINPTHCIGHGACFAACPVEAITLVFGTQKRGVDIPHVKPDFETNVSGIFIAGELGGMGLIRNAVEQGRQAIEAIRKLKPGGTPWDVVIVGAGPAGFSAALACLQHKLRYVAIEQETLGGRVAHFPRGKIVMTQPATLPMVGKIKFGEVGKEKLLNFMRDVEKKTGVDIRYNERMEEIRKTDHGFVVKTSRGSYETRAVLLALGRGGTPRKLGVTGEDLPKVVYRLIDPAQYTRQHVFVVGGGDAALEAACAVAAEEFHSTVTLSYRGASFSRVKEKNRQKLKEAEDSGRIRTLLNSNVKEIKPETVTVETGGSVVELQNDAVIVCAGGILPTEFLKNIGIEVETKYGTA
- a CDS encoding protein kinase, encoding MIQPVKFGNYQLLKKVGSGGMAELFLARQVGVMGFERLVAIKRILSHLTKDSEFVEMFINEAKLSVQITHPHVVQVYDFGVEEGTYFIAMEYIMGKSLSEILAKGIKTGVPLPGGLAVYIAEKIASGLDHAFRGTSISGKPLGIIHRDISPQNILIGYNGEVKLVDFGIAKAASSDHHTRTGTLKGKLSYLSPEQAWGKPVDQRSDLFSLGIVLHEMLTGRRLFKGENEISTIEKVRTAVIPAPSSIKPFLPKILDEVVLKALAREPGDRFQNGGDFEEHLTRYLRTLNLAPAAKDISSYVRGLYQNEIETDLSEFEQLIRIQPKTPVNTPVVAITSPMDQSLNITQPVQKSGKTIPLFKIGIGILSAIVAFLLIGIIFRVRNGSALLPLEVPKGIQSPVQAESIPAAGPPQNSFSPRSVTTQAVEPPQTPPGPFAVHPPDPQLHEDQTEIQRQIPNEPDKKRKFMEMAKRKAIERYYERRNDRLRNATE
- a CDS encoding Rrf2 family transcriptional regulator; this encodes MELTQFTDYSLRVLIFLGRSENRISTIREIADYYQISENHLMKIIPHLVRKGYIQSIRGKGGGIRLSKSPGSIKIGKLVRETEESLEVVECFKPGENSCALLPGCTLKSALHQAMQNFLGTLDQYTLSDLLGIPNKKGATAIAVTP
- a CDS encoding diguanylate cyclase: MLNKLTTLIVDKSSSNRKKMMNTLTGRSIAEDFIEAGDGMEALRTVFTQKVDLMICAWKTPNVESVQLLQIIRSHPKLFDIPIVFLTGKKLIKEKIKAYQGGASDFITKPFNSEELVARVNNHLKIRSFQVTLKQKITELEDVSILDPLTGVYNRNYLTLALKREWKRSQRFEGLLGCLMIDLDSFKKINDTFGHKCGDEILKEIAEVISSQVRGYDFSCRYGGDEFIIILANNTREGVKAIAERIKEKVFQHTFLKKRKLNIKISLSIGGTVIEGNKLKNPESLIDLADRALFDAKKAGKDRVIIL
- a CDS encoding multicopper oxidase domain-containing protein encodes the protein MKKNLIKRLLLTGLILGIFFPGVSEAKSVKVVLHAKEVDLPIDNKGTLYPTWTFDGTVPGPLVRVTEGDTVEFTLINDQTNKNPHSIDFHAARVNVVKEFSPVNPGESKSFSFKADFPGVFFYHCGMAPMIQHVARGMFGVILVDPKSSKLPKADREYVLVQSELYPDANNVEDMMKNRWGNVVFNGGIFKYDPVHDEKATRVLQAKPGERVRIYFVNAGPNEFSSFHPIAGIWDKVYPSGNPKNVLTGLQSYTVGPGDGATFDLISPVEGGNAIVTHSLHAALTGSIAVILFKKDADPTLGRGDKILLR